One window of Akkermansia biwaensis genomic DNA carries:
- a CDS encoding RNA polymerase sigma factor, which produces MDEARDMPSAAPDEDALLMLRVRDGDASAMEMLIRKHQHSVYATVARMLNNGPEVEDIAQQVFIRVWRGAKNYEASARFTTWMFTILRNLVFNEIRRQKRKPTTSADAIEEEGGAILFLEGSQSPDAALQQTELQQAVDDAIAALPEKARLAVQLRRFENMPYEEIAKTLEMTVPATKSLLFRARNMLKEALASFLS; this is translated from the coding sequence ATGGACGAAGCACGAGACATGCCATCCGCCGCACCGGATGAAGACGCCCTGCTGATGCTGAGGGTCAGGGACGGGGACGCCTCCGCCATGGAGATGCTGATCCGCAAACACCAGCATTCCGTGTATGCCACGGTGGCCCGCATGCTGAACAACGGCCCGGAGGTAGAGGACATCGCCCAGCAGGTATTTATCCGCGTATGGCGTGGGGCAAAAAATTACGAGGCTTCCGCCCGTTTCACCACCTGGATGTTCACGATTCTCCGTAATCTGGTGTTCAATGAAATCCGCCGCCAGAAGCGCAAGCCCACCACTTCCGCGGATGCCATTGAGGAGGAAGGAGGTGCGATTCTGTTTCTGGAAGGCTCCCAATCCCCGGACGCCGCGCTACAGCAAACGGAGCTTCAGCAAGCCGTGGATGACGCCATTGCAGCCCTGCCGGAAAAGGCGCGCCTGGCCGTCCAACTCCGCCGCTTTGAGAACATGCCTTACGAGGAAATAGCCAAAACGCTGGAAATGACCGTTCCGGCTACTAAAAGCCTTCTGTTCCGCGCCCGGAACATGCTGAAGGAGGCTCTGGCCTCCTTCCTGTCCTGA